In Rhodothermus profundi, the genomic stretch TAACACGATAGCCACAGCCAGCGCGCGACGCCAGCGCGGACGGCGCTTCAGAGCGGGGCGCTGCGGCATACGATCGGCTGCCTGCCGATGCATCCGCATAGCAATCTGCTGCCAGATGCGCTCGCGCCGCGCTGGTTGATCGACTGGAGCCACTTCATCGGCCAGCGCCAGCAACGCCCGCCCCAGCGGATCATTCCTCAGCTCCGGATCCGTATGTAGCGGTTGTCCCGCCTCCCGAAGCTGCCCGATCCGCCGGGCGAGCGTTTCGTCACGGTCGCTATGGGATGGTTGCTGCATCATACCTCAAGAAACGTAAGGGCGGGGCGCCCGTGGGGCGCCCCGCTTACCCCGTGGCTTACGACTCTCGCTTAACCTCACCGGTGCTCAGGAAAATACGGTACGTCTGCGGCACGCCATAGAAGCGCACAAGCGCCGAACCATCCCCATTCATTTCAATGGTCCCTTCTACCTCATGCACCACCTCCTTGTCCCCTGTGCGCTTGACCATCCGTACTTCATAGGCCAGCGTACCGTAGGTCAGATGCTCCAGCGAATCGGTAGCTGAAGGCTTCAGAATGACAATCGGTCCATCGGTAACCAACCGGGCCCGGAATTCCTGCTCCACCTCCTGCCCTTCTCGGTTCACAAAATGCCGGGCTCCCTCCATTTCCTGCTCTCCTTCAAAGGTAATCGTATCGCTTTCTGCCTCCAGGCCTTCTACATGCCAGGTAGCCCGACGCTCGAACGAAGCGCTCCGTTCGTTGCCCGAAGGCGTCCGATGCGCCACAGATCCTTTGCGATACCCTTCAAAATCAATGGAAGCAATCCGATTACGCTCTGCGCGGGGACGTGCAATAAACTGGCCATTTTTGTCCTTGAAAATGTACTTTAACAGCGCCTCAATAGACTTGCGGAAATTGGGACGCGTAACCTCATGAACGAAATGAATGGTAAACGTCCCGGTTGTTGAGTCGTAATCTACTCGGAAGCCCCGGCGCATGCCCCGCCAGTAACGCGGGTTCTGCACCTCGTCGCCGTTTTTCGAGACGACGCTACCGGTCAGGTAATACATACCGCGCTGGTCAAATGTGGCCGTCGCATCGTAGAGATCGGTCATCATGCCGTCGCTCTGGTCGGCCAGTGACTGCGCCACCACTTCAGCTACTTCACGGGCGACCTCCTCGTTAAGCTCCTGTTCTTCCTGTGCATTTTGCAATGCATCACAGGCTGCCAGCGATGCCATCAGCAACAGCGCCAGTCCACTTTGATAAAGCCGCTTCATCGCACACCTCCTGTCGTTTGGTTGATTCGGATGGTACAACAGGCCAGCCGCTCGTTGGCTGGCTACTTCCTATACACGGCAAGCGGCTCCTTCCCCCATCCGAATCGCCCCAATTTCTGCTACCGAAAATCGGACAGCGCGGCCCGAAGCTGCCGGAGCGCCTGTGCCATCTGGTTCTCTACGGTTTTTGGACTGATCCCCAGCACTTCCGCCGCTTCGCGATAGGTCAGCTCCTGAAGAAAGCAGAGCTCGAAAACAGCCCGGCGACGCTCCGGAAGTCGTGCAATAGCTTCCTGCAATCGCGCCTGCAAAAACCCGGCATCGGTCTGGCGATCTGCTCCAGGAGCAGGATCTGAAAGCTCCGGAAGCTCAGCCTGCTGGCTCAGCCGGCGCGTGTCGCGAAAGTGATTCAGCGCGCGGTTATGCCCGATGCGAAACAGAAACGCCCGCAGAGAGCGGTTCGGGTCAATCTGCGCTCGCCGCTCCCAGACAGCCAAAAAGGCCTGCTGCACCAGATCCTCCGCGACGGCCGACGGAACGCCCATTCGTTCCAGGTAGTGCAGCAAAAAGGCGTAGTATCGTTCAAAAAAAAGCCGAAAAGCCTGCTGATCCCCTGCACGGATGCGGCGGGCCAGTTCGGCGTCGTCGAGCACCCCGACGGTTCCCTGCCGGGCCAGCAAAAGTAACAGACCGAGCGTTGCGTCTGTCATGGTCTTCGCCTGAACTCCCCCGCCGGTATCGGCAAAAACAGCGCCAACTGAACCGGACAGGCCTGATAGATTCCTGCCTCAACAAGGGATGAGCGGTCCCCTTCCTGCGAGAAGCCCCTGCCAGAGCCCTCTCCACATACGTAAGTTCGGATCGCTCCAACCCTGTCCGCCGGAAGGTGCGGAAGCTCCTGTTGTAAATGTATACCCACGCAATAACATGCGACCATAACTTACTACCCTAAAGCTCCCCCTTCCGAAAACGCGCTTCTAATAAGTTATTATGCTCGATAGAATTTACGTTAGAACGTGTAAAGACTTGTCTTCTAATGTGTGGGCTTTATCAGCTTCTTGCACAATTATTTTGAAGTGGCTAACCACTCCCTCAACAATCTCTTTGAGTCTTTGAGAGAGGGTTCCCCAACACTTTCTTTCTGTATCGGGGGACCAGAACCTGGGAGGACGGGAAAACCTAACCTTACATATTCTGCCAACACCCTTACGGGCGACCCCTCCCTTACACAGAAGGGGACGTAGAGTTAAATGCATCGCCCCGGCGACGCGCACAGCGCTGCGCCATAGATCAGGCACCTGTCTCGCAACGCGACAAGCCGGAACCTTTCCCCGCGCTGCGCGAAAGACAGCCGCCTTGCAACAAGCAGGCATCTACCGCCAGACGCAGAAGCACTATGAGCTATCCTCTCCGCAATATTGCCATTGTAGCCCACGTCGACCACGGCAAGACGACCCTGGTCGATGCGATGCTCTGGCAGAGCGGCATCTTTCGGGCCAATCAGGACGTGCAGGAGCGGGTGCTCGACTCGCTCGACCTGGAGCGGGAAAAGGGCATCACGATCATGGCGAAAAACACGG encodes the following:
- a CDS encoding RNA polymerase sigma factor; protein product: MTDATLGLLLLLARQGTVGVLDDAELARRIRAGDQQAFRLFFERYYAFLLHYLERMGVPSAVAEDLVQQAFLAVWERRAQIDPNRSLRAFLFRIGHNRALNHFRDTRRLSQQAELPELSDPAPGADRQTDAGFLQARLQEAIARLPERRRAVFELCFLQELTYREAAEVLGISPKTVENQMAQALRQLRAALSDFR